A window of the Nocardia sp. NBC_01329 genome harbors these coding sequences:
- a CDS encoding PadR family transcriptional regulator — MELTPSELIVLGLLIERPQHGYDLEQAIERRGVRQWTEIGFSSIYYLLTKLEKRGLLHVPDEPAAAKGRRVFHATATGQEAAVRGALALVTELRPVPNPFLVGVANLPLLAASDYARALRGRLQQVEARIAAVEAAATAQSPLPLPAREVFSYSLSLLEAERSWLAQRAQVSDGERHVD; from the coding sequence GTGGAACTCACGCCCTCCGAACTGATCGTCCTGGGTCTGCTCATCGAACGCCCGCAGCACGGCTACGACCTGGAGCAGGCCATCGAACGGCGCGGCGTACGGCAATGGACCGAGATCGGTTTCTCCTCGATCTACTACCTGCTCACCAAACTGGAGAAACGCGGCCTCCTCCACGTTCCCGACGAACCCGCGGCCGCGAAGGGCCGGCGGGTATTCCACGCCACGGCCACCGGGCAGGAGGCCGCGGTGCGCGGTGCGCTGGCGCTCGTGACGGAGTTGCGTCCGGTGCCGAACCCCTTCCTGGTGGGCGTCGCGAACCTGCCGTTGCTCGCCGCATCCGACTACGCGCGCGCACTGCGCGGTCGCCTGCAGCAGGTCGAAGCGCGTATCGCCGCGGTCGAGGCCGCCGCGACGGCACAATCACCTCTCCCGCTACCGGCGCGCGAGGTCTTCTCCTATTCCCTGAGCCTCCTGGAGGCAGAGAGGTCGTGGCTCGCGCAGCGGGCCCAGGTATCCGATGGCGAACGACACGTCGACTGA
- a CDS encoding PQQ-dependent sugar dehydrogenase — MRSVGARRVTVGLVLGALALSGCARFDDSASSPFTEEPTLDGAELEPTKPKQSESSTTRPSGPCIDPDPAVVVSCLDTTGGLIEMGGYALVAERRTGRILQVAPEQQPIEVAKVDVDPAGDGGLSDIAVSPTYPEDGLIYAYVTTGSDNRVVRVAEGGPAKPVLTGIPKGTTGNRGAIDWSKPDQMLVLTGDAGDPAAASDPGSKAGKLLRVNNPSSNGNAPTEVAVSGIGSAGDICLGDDQIWITDRTPTMDRLQRLGPDGVVTTAWTWPDRPGAAGCAVTPEGVAIALTDAKALAMATPDPKTFAVTAPPSVFVANKYGRLLGATPSMDGTIWVSTANKSDGGQPTPNDDRVVRIPPPTAGGGGPD; from the coding sequence ATGAGGTCGGTTGGCGCGCGGCGCGTGACGGTGGGGCTGGTACTCGGGGCGTTGGCGCTGAGTGGATGCGCCCGATTCGACGATTCCGCATCCAGTCCGTTCACCGAGGAGCCGACGCTGGACGGCGCGGAATTGGAGCCGACCAAACCCAAGCAGTCCGAGAGTTCCACCACCCGACCCAGCGGTCCGTGTATCGACCCCGATCCGGCCGTGGTGGTCAGCTGCCTCGACACCACCGGCGGGCTGATCGAAATGGGCGGATACGCGCTGGTGGCCGAACGCCGCACCGGGCGGATCCTGCAGGTCGCGCCGGAGCAGCAGCCGATCGAGGTGGCCAAGGTCGATGTCGATCCCGCGGGTGACGGCGGGTTGAGCGATATCGCGGTCTCCCCCACCTATCCCGAGGACGGGCTGATCTACGCCTATGTCACCACCGGCAGCGACAACCGGGTGGTGCGGGTCGCCGAGGGTGGCCCGGCGAAACCGGTCTTGACGGGAATCCCCAAGGGCACCACCGGTAATCGCGGCGCGATCGACTGGTCGAAACCCGATCAGATGCTGGTACTCACCGGCGATGCCGGCGATCCCGCGGCGGCATCCGATCCCGGGAGCAAGGCCGGGAAACTGTTGCGGGTGAACAACCCGAGCTCCAACGGCAACGCTCCTACGGAGGTCGCGGTGTCGGGAATCGGCTCGGCCGGCGATATCTGCCTCGGCGACGATCAGATCTGGATCACCGACCGCACCCCCACTATGGACCGCCTCCAGCGGCTGGGCCCAGACGGTGTGGTCACCACGGCGTGGACCTGGCCCGACCGTCCAGGAGCGGCCGGTTGTGCGGTGACGCCCGAGGGCGTGGCGATCGCGCTGACCGACGCGAAGGCACTCGCCATGGCCACACCGGACCCCAAGACTTTCGCGGTCACCGCACCTCCCAGCGTTTTCGTCGCGAACAAATACGGCCGCCTGCTCGGTGCGACACCCTCGATGGACGGGACGATCTGGGTGTCGACGGCGAACAAATCCGACGGCGGCCAGCCCACTCCGAACGACGACCGTGTAGTGCGCATCCCGCCTCCCACCGCCGGCGGTGGCGGCCCGGACTAG
- a CDS encoding class I SAM-dependent methyltransferase → MDHSGTTRKPGFGANTTQRDREEESVYHALERYYSAGKAPWDTGVTPPELVALVEGNDTLPLGRALELGCGTGTNATYLARHGWEVTAVDLIDSAVAQAREKASAAGAAVRVLHGDATRLDELDVPGPFDLFFDLSCYCGIPPHRRDAYAAGLTDRAAPGARLLMFGYGPEPVGNPMPEVTSWAEGVTADELRTKFPGWELLDVIPGTNPVPTFWFTLGRAPETSDS, encoded by the coding sequence ATGGACCATTCCGGCACCACCCGCAAGCCCGGCTTCGGCGCGAACACAACGCAGCGAGACCGGGAAGAGGAGTCCGTCTACCACGCATTGGAGAGGTACTACAGCGCCGGTAAGGCACCCTGGGATACCGGCGTGACGCCGCCGGAACTGGTCGCCCTGGTAGAAGGAAACGACACTCTGCCGCTGGGCCGCGCCCTCGAACTCGGTTGCGGCACAGGCACCAACGCCACCTACCTCGCACGGCACGGCTGGGAAGTGACGGCCGTCGACCTGATCGACAGCGCCGTCGCTCAAGCCAGAGAAAAGGCCTCGGCAGCGGGAGCGGCGGTACGCGTCCTGCACGGCGACGCCACCCGCCTCGACGAGCTGGACGTGCCCGGCCCCTTCGACCTGTTCTTCGACCTGAGCTGTTACTGCGGGATCCCGCCGCACCGCCGCGACGCCTACGCCGCCGGACTCACCGATCGCGCCGCCCCCGGAGCGCGACTGCTGATGTTCGGCTACGGTCCTGAGCCGGTCGGCAACCCGATGCCCGAGGTCACCTCATGGGCGGAGGGCGTCACCGCCGATGAGCTCCGCACCAAGTTCCCCGGCTGGGAACTACTCGACGTCATACCGGGTACCAATCCGGTCCCGACCTTCTGGTTTACGCTGGGCCGTGCACCTGAGACGAGTGATTCCTAA
- the gatB gene encoding Asp-tRNA(Asn)/Glu-tRNA(Gln) amidotransferase subunit GatB, translated as MSAPTVELMDYAEVLTRYEPVLGMEVHVELNTATKMFCGCPTTFGADPNTQVCPVCLGMPGSLPVVNQQAVESAIRIGLALNCSITPWGRFARKNYFYPDQPKNYQISQYDEPIATEGYLEVPLDDGTIFRVEIERAHMEEDTGKSVHVGGATGRIHGASHSLLDYNRAGVPLIEIVTKPITGAGDRAPEVARAYVTALRDLLKSLNVSDVRMEHGSLRCDANVSLMPIGADVFGTRTETKNVNSLKSVEVAVRFEMRRQAAVLAGGGEIIQETRHFHEAGGSTSPGRRKETAEDYRYFPEPDLEPVAPDTAWVEQLRGTLPEYPWLRRARIQSDWGVSDEVMRDLVNAGALDLIIATVDAGAPAKEARSWWVAYLTEKANERGVELEDLPITPAQVAEVIGLVENKTVNNKVAKQVVDLVLDGAGDPTHIVETKGLGMVSDDSALQAEVDKALATNPDIADKIRSGKVQAAGKIVGDVMKATRGQADAARVRELVLAACAE; from the coding sequence ATGAGCGCACCCACCGTCGAACTCATGGATTACGCCGAGGTCCTCACCCGGTACGAGCCGGTGCTGGGCATGGAGGTCCATGTCGAGCTGAACACCGCGACCAAGATGTTCTGCGGTTGCCCGACCACGTTCGGCGCGGATCCCAACACTCAGGTCTGCCCGGTATGCCTGGGCATGCCCGGTTCGCTGCCGGTGGTCAATCAGCAGGCCGTCGAATCGGCGATCCGGATCGGCCTGGCGCTCAACTGTTCCATCACCCCGTGGGGCCGGTTCGCGCGTAAGAACTACTTCTACCCGGATCAGCCGAAGAACTACCAGATCAGTCAATACGACGAGCCCATCGCGACCGAAGGCTATCTCGAGGTCCCGCTCGACGACGGCACCATTTTCCGGGTCGAGATCGAACGTGCTCATATGGAAGAGGACACCGGGAAATCGGTGCACGTCGGCGGTGCGACCGGCCGTATCCACGGCGCGAGTCATTCACTGCTCGATTACAACCGGGCCGGGGTGCCGCTCATCGAGATCGTCACCAAACCCATCACCGGCGCCGGTGACCGCGCGCCCGAGGTCGCCCGCGCGTATGTGACCGCGCTGCGCGATCTGCTGAAATCCCTGAACGTCTCCGATGTCCGGATGGAACACGGTTCGCTGCGCTGCGATGCCAACGTCTCGCTCATGCCGATCGGTGCCGATGTCTTCGGTACCCGTACCGAGACCAAGAACGTGAACTCGCTCAAGAGCGTCGAGGTCGCGGTGCGGTTCGAGATGCGCCGCCAGGCCGCGGTGCTGGCAGGCGGCGGTGAGATCATCCAGGAGACCCGGCACTTCCACGAGGCCGGCGGTTCCACTTCGCCGGGCCGCCGTAAGGAGACCGCCGAGGACTACCGGTATTTCCCCGAACCCGACCTGGAACCGGTCGCGCCGGATACCGCGTGGGTGGAACAGCTGCGCGGCACCCTCCCCGAATATCCGTGGTTGCGCCGCGCGCGTATCCAGTCGGATTGGGGTGTTTCCGACGAGGTCATGCGCGATCTGGTGAACGCCGGTGCGCTGGACCTGATCATCGCCACGGTCGACGCCGGCGCCCCCGCCAAGGAGGCACGTTCCTGGTGGGTCGCTTATCTCACCGAGAAGGCCAATGAACGCGGTGTCGAGCTCGAAGATCTGCCGATCACGCCGGCGCAGGTGGCGGAGGTGATCGGTCTGGTCGAGAACAAGACGGTGAACAACAAGGTCGCCAAGCAGGTGGTCGATCTCGTGCTCGACGGTGCGGGCGATCCGACCCATATCGTGGAGACCAAGGGTCTCGGCATGGTCAGCGATGACAGCGCCCTGCAGGCCGAGGTCGACAAGGCGCTGGCCACCAACCCCGATATCGCGGACAAGATCCGGTCCGGCAAGGTGCAGGCCGCGGGCAAGATCGTCGGTGATGTCATGAAGGCCACGCGTGGCCAGGCCGACGCGGCCCGGGTGCGGGAACTGGTACTCGCCGCCTGCGCGGAGTAG
- a CDS encoding PH domain-containing protein, with protein MIRTTRLSFLGVFLLAMCVFFPIVGWPGGLFWLAIIPIAALVWIVRTQTTVSPRGLDLRSVFSSRHIDWAQVRGLSIPKRGFVRAHLDDDTEVSLPAVSYDRLRDLVDASGGRIPDPFAIPDPTTADSPAADSAVGDSAAGEAVTDDAETGDSAPGAATANTATDRSESGDSAATGASAPAPRAPDTETGSTSGRE; from the coding sequence GTGATCCGCACGACACGGCTGTCCTTCCTCGGCGTGTTCCTCCTGGCGATGTGCGTGTTCTTCCCCATCGTCGGCTGGCCCGGCGGACTTTTCTGGCTGGCGATCATCCCGATCGCGGCACTGGTCTGGATCGTGCGGACCCAGACCACCGTCTCCCCGCGCGGGCTGGATCTCCGGTCGGTGTTCTCGTCCCGGCATATCGACTGGGCACAGGTGCGGGGCCTCAGCATTCCCAAGCGCGGATTCGTACGGGCACACCTCGACGACGACACCGAGGTATCCCTGCCGGCCGTGAGCTACGACCGTTTGCGTGATCTGGTGGACGCCTCGGGTGGGCGTATCCCGGACCCGTTCGCGATTCCCGATCCGACCACAGCAGATTCTCCGGCCGCCGATTCCGCTGTCGGGGATTCCGCTGCCGGGGAAGCCGTCACCGACGATGCCGAAACCGGCGACTCCGCACCCGGCGCGGCCACGGCGAACACCGCCACCGATCGATCCGAGTCCGGCGACTCCGCCGCAACAGGCGCCAGCGCCCCGGCTCCGCGAGCTCCCGATACCGAAACCGGGTCCACTTCCGGGCGGGAGTAG
- a CDS encoding acetolactate synthase large subunit, whose translation MSAPTTRPGPAARRPAPSNTPAPAGAPTTPANRRQVPPERVIGAQSVVRSLEELGVDTVFGIPGGAVLPLYDPLFDSTKVRHVLVRHEQGAGHAATGYAQATGKVGVCMATSGPGATNLVTPIADAQMDSVPMVAITGQVGRSLIGTDAFQEADISGITMPITKHNFLIKDAADIPRILAEAFYLASSGRPGVVLVDIPKDVLQEQTTFSWPPEMRLPGYRPVTKPHGKQVREAARLIAESAQPVLYVGGGVIKSDASAELLELAELTGIPVVTTLMARGAFPDSHELNMGMPGMHGTVAAVAALQKSDLLITLGARFDDRVTGRLDSFAPSAKIIHADIDPAEIGKNRHADVPIVGDCREVITELIETLRADPAGFELDLTAWRVYLDGVRESYPLGWTKPADGSVSPEFVIETLGRLAGPDAIYCAGVGQHQMWAAQFIKYEKPRTWLNSGGAGTMGYAVPAAMGAKMGQPDREVWAVDGDGCFQMTNQELATCAVEGVPIKVALINNGNLGMVRQWQTLFYDQRYSNTDLKTHGLRIPDFVKLAEALGCHGIRVEREEDVEAAIREAQSIDDRPVVIDFIVGKDAQVWPMVASGTSNDEIMAARGIRPLFDEDEQAAEPAVIHEAMNREQAEGNPS comes from the coding sequence GTGAGCGCACCAACTACCCGGCCCGGGCCCGCGGCCCGCAGGCCCGCGCCTTCGAATACGCCGGCCCCCGCCGGCGCTCCGACCACCCCGGCGAACCGCCGCCAGGTCCCGCCCGAGCGGGTCATCGGCGCGCAGTCCGTCGTCCGCTCCCTCGAGGAGCTCGGCGTCGACACCGTATTCGGCATTCCGGGTGGCGCTGTCCTTCCGCTCTACGATCCGCTCTTCGATTCCACCAAAGTGCGCCATGTGCTCGTGCGGCACGAGCAGGGCGCGGGCCACGCGGCCACCGGGTATGCCCAGGCCACCGGCAAGGTCGGCGTCTGTATGGCCACTTCCGGCCCCGGCGCGACCAACCTGGTGACCCCGATCGCGGACGCCCAGATGGACTCGGTGCCGATGGTCGCGATCACCGGTCAGGTCGGCCGCAGCCTGATCGGTACCGACGCGTTTCAGGAAGCCGATATCTCCGGCATCACCATGCCGATCACCAAGCACAACTTCCTGATCAAAGACGCCGCCGATATCCCGCGCATCCTCGCCGAGGCCTTCTATCTGGCGTCGAGCGGAAGACCCGGTGTGGTGCTGGTCGATATCCCGAAAGATGTGCTGCAGGAGCAGACGACCTTCAGCTGGCCGCCGGAGATGCGGCTGCCCGGCTACCGTCCGGTCACCAAACCGCACGGTAAGCAGGTGCGCGAGGCCGCCCGGTTGATCGCCGAATCCGCTCAGCCCGTGCTCTACGTCGGCGGTGGTGTGATCAAGTCGGACGCGTCGGCCGAACTGCTCGAGCTCGCCGAACTCACCGGTATCCCGGTGGTCACCACTCTGATGGCGCGCGGTGCGTTCCCCGACAGCCACGAACTCAATATGGGTATGCCGGGTATGCACGGCACCGTGGCCGCGGTGGCCGCCCTGCAGAAGTCGGATCTGCTGATCACCCTCGGCGCCCGGTTCGACGACCGTGTCACCGGTCGGCTGGATTCGTTCGCACCGAGCGCCAAGATCATCCATGCCGATATCGACCCGGCCGAGATCGGCAAGAACCGGCACGCCGATGTGCCGATCGTCGGCGACTGCCGCGAGGTGATCACCGAACTCATCGAAACCCTGCGCGCCGACCCGGCCGGTTTCGAACTCGACCTGACCGCCTGGCGGGTCTACCTCGACGGTGTCCGTGAGTCCTACCCGCTCGGCTGGACCAAGCCGGCCGACGGATCGGTGTCGCCGGAATTCGTCATCGAGACCCTGGGGCGGCTGGCCGGGCCCGATGCGATCTACTGCGCGGGCGTCGGCCAGCACCAGATGTGGGCCGCCCAGTTCATCAAGTACGAGAAGCCGCGCACCTGGCTGAACTCCGGCGGCGCTGGAACCATGGGTTACGCGGTGCCGGCCGCCATGGGCGCCAAGATGGGTCAGCCCGACCGTGAGGTGTGGGCGGTCGACGGTGACGGCTGCTTCCAGATGACCAATCAGGAACTCGCCACCTGCGCGGTGGAGGGTGTGCCGATCAAGGTCGCGCTGATCAACAACGGCAACCTGGGCATGGTCCGCCAGTGGCAGACCCTGTTCTACGACCAGCGCTACTCCAATACCGACCTCAAGACCCACGGTCTGCGCATCCCCGATTTCGTGAAGCTCGCGGAGGCGCTGGGCTGCCACGGGATCCGGGTGGAGAGGGAAGAAGACGTCGAGGCCGCGATCCGTGAGGCCCAGTCGATCGACGACCGTCCCGTGGTGATCGATTTCATCGTCGGTAAGGACGCCCAGGTGTGGCCGATGGTCGCCTCCGGCACCAGCAACGACGAGATCATGGCGGCCCGAGGTATCCGGCCGCTGTTCGACGAGGATGAGCAGGCCGCCGAACCCGCCGTCATCCACGAAGCCATGAACCGTGAGCAGGCCGAGGGGAACCCATCATGA
- a CDS encoding DoxX family protein produces the protein MSAKARNGSASPEAAGPGNLSTGEQRAVSTTAGGVGSPYDSPTGQFPKVAMTKEIPVNASATTGGTPADTPGPVGSGGPGSRDSTYEYASIPPAGNPPSRGLRRRDGDGRRGTLDFGLFILRLVVGATFLYHGLQKLTGWFHGPGLDGTKTMMESSGWKHPSLAAAMVTAGEVGGGALLILGLATPLAAGAVLAVILDAWFWKQGMHPGFQYKAGPGAVEMESILAGAAVAVIFTGPGRWSLDRGRGWATRPGVGSFVVFVLAVAAAVLTYWWLKDGNPLTGIGPFD, from the coding sequence GTGAGTGCCAAGGCGAGAAACGGGTCCGCGTCCCCCGAGGCCGCGGGGCCCGGGAATCTGTCTACCGGAGAGCAGCGCGCGGTATCGACTACCGCGGGCGGGGTCGGGAGTCCCTACGATTCCCCGACCGGCCAGTTCCCCAAAGTGGCCATGACCAAGGAGATCCCGGTGAACGCATCGGCGACCACAGGCGGCACACCGGCCGATACTCCCGGACCCGTCGGGTCCGGCGGCCCCGGGAGCCGCGACAGCACCTACGAATACGCCAGCATCCCGCCGGCCGGAAATCCGCCCAGTAGGGGCCTGCGCCGCCGCGACGGCGACGGCCGCCGCGGCACCCTCGACTTCGGGCTCTTCATCCTCCGGTTGGTCGTCGGTGCCACCTTCCTCTACCACGGCCTGCAGAAGCTGACCGGCTGGTTCCACGGCCCCGGCCTCGACGGCACCAAGACCATGATGGAGAGCAGCGGCTGGAAGCATCCCTCGCTCGCCGCCGCCATGGTGACCGCCGGCGAGGTCGGCGGTGGCGCACTGCTGATCCTGGGCCTGGCCACACCGCTTGCCGCGGGCGCGGTGCTCGCGGTGATCCTGGACGCCTGGTTCTGGAAGCAGGGTATGCATCCGGGTTTCCAATACAAGGCCGGTCCGGGCGCGGTGGAGATGGAGAGCATCCTCGCCGGTGCGGCCGTCGCCGTAATCTTCACGGGGCCGGGGCGCTGGTCGTTGGACCGGGGGCGTGGCTGGGCGACGCGACCGGGGGTCGGTTCGTTCGTGGTATTCGTGCTGGCCGTAGCCGCCGCGGTGCTCACGTATTGGTGGCTCAAGGATGGTAATCCGCTGACCGGTATCGGTCCGTTCGACTGA
- the ilvN gene encoding acetolactate synthase small subunit, whose amino-acid sequence MSTTHTLSVLVEDKPGVLARVASLFSRRGFNIESLAVGATEVKEISRMTIVVTVDDLPLEQVTKQLNKLVNVIKIVEQDPDTSVARELILVKVRADASVRTQVIESVNLFRAKVIDVSPDALTVEATGTRSKLDALLRMLEPYGIREIVQSGVVAVGRGPKSITATR is encoded by the coding sequence ATGAGCACCACCCACACCCTCAGCGTCCTGGTCGAGGACAAGCCCGGCGTGCTCGCCCGGGTGGCCAGCCTGTTCTCCCGCCGCGGTTTCAATATCGAATCCCTCGCGGTCGGGGCGACCGAGGTCAAGGAGATCTCTCGGATGACCATCGTGGTCACCGTGGACGATCTGCCGCTGGAACAGGTCACCAAACAGCTGAACAAGCTGGTGAACGTGATCAAGATCGTCGAGCAGGACCCGGACACCTCCGTGGCCCGCGAACTGATCCTGGTGAAGGTCCGTGCCGACGCCAGTGTGCGCACCCAGGTGATCGAATCGGTCAACCTGTTCCGCGCCAAGGTCATCGACGTCTCGCCCGACGCGCTCACCGTCGAGGCGACCGGCACCCGGTCCAAGCTCGACGCGCTGCTGCGGATGCTCGAGCCGTACGGCATCCGGGAGATCGTGCAATCCGGGGTGGTGGCCGTGGGCCGCGGACCGAAGTCCATCACCGCCACCCGCTGA
- a CDS encoding TetR/AcrR family transcriptional regulator: protein MESVKPDKRGERSRRTREKIVDAARELFVAQGYGATNLQEIADRAGVAVQTVYFVFHNKRTLFKDVVDTAIAGDAEPVATMDREWFRAACAEPTAAGQLRVHVHGTREILGRVAPIMPLIAAAAATDPEIAAQWPDGPDPRYTVQYSAAEALVSKPDARPGLSAGMAADLLFGLLSPQLYLIFVRDRDWSSQTWEEWAGTTLISQLCADLG from the coding sequence ATGGAAAGCGTCAAGCCGGACAAGCGAGGCGAGCGTTCCCGACGCACGCGCGAAAAGATCGTCGACGCGGCTCGTGAGCTGTTCGTCGCGCAGGGCTACGGGGCGACGAACCTGCAGGAAATAGCGGATCGAGCGGGCGTAGCGGTTCAGACGGTGTACTTCGTCTTCCACAACAAGCGCACGCTGTTCAAGGACGTCGTCGATACGGCGATCGCCGGGGATGCCGAGCCGGTCGCGACTATGGATCGGGAGTGGTTTCGTGCCGCGTGCGCCGAGCCCACTGCGGCCGGGCAACTACGCGTGCACGTCCACGGCACCCGTGAGATCTTGGGCCGGGTCGCCCCGATCATGCCGCTGATCGCGGCTGCCGCGGCCACCGACCCGGAGATCGCCGCGCAATGGCCGGATGGCCCCGACCCGCGTTACACCGTGCAGTACTCAGCGGCCGAAGCCCTGGTCAGCAAGCCCGACGCCCGCCCCGGCCTCTCCGCCGGGATGGCGGCGGACCTGCTATTCGGCCTGCTCAGTCCGCAGCTCTACCTGATCTTCGTCCGCGACCGCGACTGGTCATCGCAGACGTGGGAAGAGTGGGCCGGCACCACCTTGATCTCCCAACTCTGCGCCGATCTCGGCTGA
- the ilvD gene encoding dihydroxy-acid dehydratase — protein sequence MPPLRSRTTTIGRNAAGARALWRATGMTDSDFGKPIVAIANSYTQFVPGHVHLKNVGDIVAAAVREAGGVPREFHTIAVDDGIAMGHGGMLYSLPSREIIADSVEYMANAHTADALVCISNCDKITPGMLNAAMRLNIPAVFVSGGPMEAGKAVVVGGVAQAPTDLITAISASANSAVTDEGLDEVERSACPTCGSCSGMFTANSMNCLTEALGLALPGNGSTLATHAARRALFERAGRVIVDIATRWYRDDDATVLPRNVANDKAFRNAMALDVAMGGSTNTVLHTLAAAQEGEIDFDLHTIETISRNVPTLSKVAPNSDYHMEDVHRAGGIPAILGELRRAGLLETDVTTVHSATVDEWLDAWDIRSGKASAEALELFHAAPGGVRTTEPFSTDNRWSSLDTDAAGGCIRDSEHAYTVEGGLVVLRGNIAVDGAVLKTAGIDEELFSFEGPAVVVESQEEAVSVILGKKIQPGDVLVVRYEGPAGGPGMQEMLHPTAFLKGAGLGKQCALITDGRFSGGTSGLSIGHISPEAASGGVIGLVENGDRIRIDVATRALEVLVDDTVLAERRSKMEARERPWQPQNRERPVTTALRAYAALATSADKGAVRHVP from the coding sequence ATGCCACCGCTTCGTTCCCGAACAACCACCATCGGCCGCAATGCCGCCGGCGCCCGCGCCCTGTGGCGGGCCACCGGTATGACCGACTCCGATTTCGGTAAGCCGATCGTCGCGATCGCCAACTCCTACACCCAGTTCGTGCCCGGGCACGTACACCTGAAGAACGTGGGCGACATCGTGGCCGCCGCGGTACGGGAAGCGGGTGGGGTACCGCGCGAATTCCACACCATCGCGGTGGACGACGGTATCGCCATGGGTCACGGCGGCATGCTCTACTCGCTGCCCAGCCGCGAGATCATCGCCGACTCGGTGGAATACATGGCGAACGCGCACACCGCCGACGCGCTGGTGTGCATCTCCAACTGCGACAAGATCACCCCCGGCATGCTGAATGCCGCCATGCGGTTGAACATCCCCGCGGTGTTCGTCTCCGGTGGACCGATGGAAGCCGGCAAGGCCGTGGTGGTGGGTGGTGTGGCCCAAGCACCCACCGACCTGATCACCGCCATATCGGCGAGCGCGAACTCCGCCGTGACCGACGAAGGGCTCGACGAGGTCGAGCGCAGTGCCTGCCCGACCTGCGGATCCTGCTCCGGCATGTTCACCGCGAACTCCATGAACTGCCTCACCGAGGCGCTGGGTCTGGCCCTGCCGGGCAACGGTTCCACGCTGGCCACCCACGCCGCGCGACGGGCGCTGTTCGAGCGGGCCGGCCGGGTGATCGTCGATATCGCGACCCGTTGGTACCGCGACGACGACGCGACGGTGCTGCCGCGCAATGTGGCGAACGACAAAGCCTTCCGCAATGCGATGGCCCTGGACGTCGCGATGGGCGGTTCGACCAATACCGTGCTGCACACCCTGGCCGCGGCCCAGGAGGGTGAGATCGACTTCGATCTGCACACCATCGAAACCATCAGCCGCAACGTGCCGACCCTGTCGAAGGTGGCGCCGAACTCCGACTATCACATGGAGGATGTGCACCGGGCCGGCGGGATTCCCGCCATCCTCGGTGAGCTGCGCCGGGCCGGGCTGTTGGAAACCGATGTGACGACGGTGCACAGCGCCACGGTGGACGAATGGCTCGATGCCTGGGATATCCGTTCGGGTAAGGCGTCGGCGGAAGCGCTCGAACTCTTCCACGCGGCGCCGGGCGGGGTGCGCACCACCGAACCGTTCTCGACCGATAACCGCTGGTCGTCACTGGATACCGATGCGGCGGGCGGTTGCATCCGCGATAGCGAACACGCCTATACCGTCGAAGGCGGGCTGGTGGTATTGCGCGGCAATATCGCGGTGGACGGCGCGGTGCTCAAGACCGCCGGTATCGACGAGGAACTGTTCTCCTTCGAGGGCCCGGCCGTCGTAGTGGAGTCCCAGGAGGAAGCCGTGTCGGTGATCCTGGGCAAGAAGATCCAGCCCGGCGATGTGCTCGTGGTGCGTTACGAGGGTCCGGCGGGTGGCCCGGGCATGCAGGAGATGCTGCACCCGACCGCGTTCCTCAAGGGCGCGGGTCTGGGTAAACAGTGCGCCCTGATCACCGACGGACGGTTCTCCGGTGGCACCTCGGGTCTGTCGATCGGCCATATCTCGCCGGAAGCGGCCAGTGGCGGCGTGATCGGCCTGGTGGAGAACGGTGACCGGATCCGCATCGATGTCGCGACCCGGGCTCTGGAGGTCCTCGTCGACGACACGGTTCTGGCGGAGCGCCGGTCCAAGATGGAAGCCCGCGAACGTCCGTGGCAGCCGCAGAACCGGGAACGGCCGGTCACCACCGCACTGCGTGCCTACGCCGCGCTGGCGACCTCGGCCGATAAGGGCGCGGTCCGGCACGTGCCGTGA